In Orenia metallireducens, the DNA window TAGATGTAGATTTGGTACTATTAGCTATCGGTTTCGTTCACCCTGAACATGAAGGTATGCTAGAGCAATTAGGATTAGACTTTGATGAGTGTGGAAATGTTCAGACAGATGGTAGCTATCAAACAAGTAAAGCTAAAGTCTTTGCTGCTGGAGATATGAGAAGAGGTGCTTCTTTGATCGTTTGGGCAATTAGAGAAGGACGAGATGTAGCGGAAGCAGTAGACGGATATTTAATGAGTTAAATATCCGTCACGGAGGGTCTTGGTTTTGAAACCCGTAGGGATAAAAATAATTAAATAAACAAACAAAGGAGGGCTTTTAGCCCTCCTTTGTTTGTTTATACAGATAGTAAAAGGTTTTATGGGCCTTGCAGATATAGGATCTAATTCCAGATACCGGTAGAAATTTACTTTAAAATTGAATAATCATAAAAATATGTGTATGTTTCTAATAAAATTTAATTAAAAAAAATGAAAAAGAGCATTGGTTGAAGAATATAAATAATAGTTATTTTTAAAAGGGTTAGGGGTGAGGGAGACTATGGATCAAGAAGAATTGGAGATGAATGTCCAAAATAATTTAGATGATGATAATTTTAATCAAGTGCCTACTTTAGAAGAGAAGAAGTATATAGTTATTCATGGAAAGTTAACTTATGGTGGTCGCAATAAGACCTATGGATTGTTTAGAGCTACTATTAATAGAGATAATGGAGAGTTGATTAATTTAGATGTTGCTTTTAGCAACAAGGATGAAGTAGTATATGTTGAACCAAGTAGTAAGGCTTTTGATAGAATCTTTTCAAAGATATCTGATAAAGAGAAGTTAGCAGGAAGAAGATTAAGGATTTATCTATTAAATAACATAACTAAAAACGAGACCTTTTTATTTGTTGATTTATTAGTTCAAGGGGATTTAGAGCAGATTAAGAATATTTTAAGGTTAAAATTAGAAGACTTTATAAGAGAAGCAGTAGATTTAAGTATACATGGAGAGTTTCAAACTAAAGAAGAGATAAAGTATAGCCATCCCAACTTGATCATTAATGAGGATGATGAATTAGACAATATCGAGGAAGAAATCATTGAATTAGATGTAACCCCTATTATAGCCCCTATTGATGGTAAGAAGATTAGTCAATTTGAGAAGAATGATGAAATCTTAGTTAAAGCTAGAGAAGATAGTTATAATGAATATAGAGATATAATCTTTAATTTTATTGTAGATGCTAATAAGAGGCATATTAAAGGAGTTATTGATTATATTCTTTTTAATGATTCTATTAAGACTTATGATATTATTATTAAATTTTCTTCCAATATATATAGTCAATTACTTATAGAGGCAGAGGATGAGTTAAAGTTGGCTATTCCACCTAAAGAGGAAGAGATAGAAAATATAGAGAAAGATTATGAGTTAATAAAGAAAAGAATTAGAGAAGAGGTTGAAAATGAGCTTAGAAATGAAATAGAGCAAAGGCTACGAGTTGAATTGAAAGCTGAGATAAGAGAAGAGTTAGAAGAAGAGTTAATTGAAAGACTAGAGCAGGAATTGAGAATAGAATTAGAAAGAGAGATAAGAGAGAGGATAGCTAAAGAGGAGGAAGTAGAGAGATTTAAAGAAGGAGATCTTCTATTTAAGAATAAGCCTATAGTTGTTACAAATAAATTAATAATCAATCTATTCATCTGGTTAAATATATTTCTTTTAATTGTATTGGGGCTTTTTTATTACTTTAAGAAACCTTTATAGTTATTGAATTTATAACCTGAATAAATATAAAAATTTTAAGAAGATAAGAGGTATAAAATCCTCTTATTTTTTATTATCGAGTAAATTTTTTTATTGAGGATGAGTTATAATAGTAAAAAATATTCAGCCACAGATTGACACAGGTAAAAGAAGAGAATAAAAATTATCTAATACAATTAATTTCTAAAAGTATAATTTTAATATAGTCTCGTGAACTTAGACTGAAATTTTCCAGTATTAATATTTCTATAAAAGTTTTATAATTATATTAAGTTATAGACAAAAGTTATATGTTCTAGATACTATATTGGATAAAATTCATTTTAGATTCACAAATCTATATAGATGTCCAAGTCTAAAGTGAAATTCTCCCCTCTCTTAAGAGTAAGGGGGGAATAAACAAAAAACTATTTTAATATCGGCCTAGTATCTTATATTTAAATTTGACTTTAAAGTTGGATGACTATAGAAGAGTTAAATAGGATTATAAAAGTAGTTATATTTATTTTTGGTTTTACCTTTCTTATCCTGATTAGCTCTTTGCTTAAATAAAAGTTATTTTTATGTATGAATTCTACCCCTTTTGTAAAATATAGAGATGATGATTATTAATATTTTCTTAAATTCATTTATAGTAATCATTTAACTTTTATTTTGATGGGAGGTAGAATGATGGAAATAATGAGGGTTACTAACCAAGAAGAATTAGAAGAATTAATAGAGAGAGTCAAGTCTGCCCAAAGGGAGTATGCTACATATTCTCAAGAACAGGTAGATGAAATTTTTAGAAGAGCAGCTATTGCAGCTAATGATAATCGAATTACCTTGGCTAAATTAGCTGTTGAAGATACTGGAATGGGAATTGTAGAAGATAAGGTAATTAAGAATCATTTTTCAGCTGAGTTTATTTATAATAAATATAAGGATGAGAGGACTTGTGGAGTTATTGAGCATGATACTTCCTTTGGGTTGAAGAAGATAGCAGAGCCAGTAGGAGTATTAGCAGGAATTGTGCCAGTAACCAATCCAACATCAACAACTATCTTTAAATCATTAATTTCTTTAAAGACAAGAAATGCTATTATCTTCTCGCCCCATCCTGGAGCTAAGAGGTGTACTATAGAGGCAGCCAAAATTGTTTTGGAGGCAGCTGTTAAGGCAGGAGCACCAGAGGGGATTATTGGATGGATTGATGAACCATCAATTGATCTGTCACAATTTTTAATGCGCCATAAATATACTAGTATGATTTTAGCTACTGGTGGACCAGGAATGGTTAAAGCAGCTTATTCTTCAGGTAAGCCAGCCATTGGAGTAGGATCAGGAAATACCCCTGTTATTATTGATGAAACAGCCCATCTTAAAATGGCAGTTAGTTCTATCTTAATGAGTAAGACCTTTGATAATGGTGTTATCTGTGCTTCTGAGCAATCAATGGTAGTTGTAGAGGAAGTATATGAAGAAGTTAAAAAGGAATTTCAAGAAAGAGGAGCATATATACTCTCTCCAGAAGAAAAACAGCAGGTAGGAGATGTAATTATAGTCGATGGCCATGTCAACCCTCAAATTGTTGGGCAGCCAGCTTACAAGATAGCAGAGTTAGCAGGTTTAGAAGTTCCTGAAAGTACTAAAGTCCTGATTGCAGAGGTTGAAGCTATTGGAGAAGCAGAGCCTTTCTCATATGAGAAATTATCTCCAACCTTAGCTATGTATAAAGCTGAGAAGTTTGCTGATGCTGTTGATATTGCTGTTGAGTTAGTCCGTTTTGGTGGTATTGGACATACTTCGGTACTTTTTACTGAACTAATTAATAAAGGAAGAATAGATTATTTTGGTTCAAAGATGAAGACAGGAAGATGTTTGATTAATATGCCAGCTTCTCAAGGAGCAATAGGGGATATTTATAACTTTAAGTTAGATCCTTCTTTGACTTTAGGCTGTGGTTCTTGGGGAGGTAATGCAGTAAGTGAGAATGTGGGGGTTAGACATTTGTTAAACATTAAAGCAATTGCTGAAAGAAAAGAGAATATGTTATGGTTTAGAGTTCCAGAGAAGATTTATTTCAAATATGGTTCTTTACCTACAGCAATGAGTGAATTAGAGAACAGAAAGAGGGCCTTTATAGTTACCGATAAACCACTGTATGATTTAGGATATACCGATAAGATTACTAATGAATTAGATGAAATGGGAATAGATCATAAAATCTTCTCCGATGTTGAGCCAGACCCTTCAATTTCCACAGTAGAAAAAGCTGTTAAGGAGATGAGAAGCTTTGAACCTGATATTATAATTGCCCTTGGTGGAGGTTCGCCAATGGATGCTGCTAAGATTATGTGGTTAAAGTATGAGCACCCAGAAGCAGAATTTAAAGAGCTATCAATGACCTTTATGGATATTAGAAAGAGAATCTATCAATTCCCTGAGTTAGGAAAGAAGGCTTACTTTGTAGCTATTCCTACAACTTCTGGAACAGGTTCTGAAGTAACTCCTTTTGCTGTAGTGACCGATAATAAGACAGGAATCAAATATCCAATTGCTGATTATGAGTTGACACCTGATATGGCAATTGTAGATCCCGATTTAGTCTTATCTATGCCACCAAAGTTAACAGCATACTCTGGTTTTGATGCATTAGTTCATGCTATAGAAGCATATGTATCTGTATTATCTAATGAGTATACTAAAGGACTAGCTTTAGAAGCTATCAGATTGGTATTTAAATATTTACCTAGATCTTATAAAAATGGAGCAGAGGATAGAAAAGCTAAAGAGAAGATGCATTATGCAGCTACTACTGCAGGGATGGCCTTTGCTAATGCTTTCTTAGGAATTGGTCATGCTATGGCCCATAAATTGGGATCTGCCTTTGATTTGCCCCATGGTCTAGCTAATGGGTTACTAATTACTCAGGTTATTAAATATAATGCTACTGATGTACCAATCAAGCAGACAGCATTTCCACAATATAAATATCCATTGTCTAAACGTAGATATGCTAAAATTGCAGAACATTTACAACTTGGTGGAAATACCGATGATGAAAAAGTTGATTTATTAATTGAAGAAATTAATAAACTCAGAAGAGAGATTGATATGCCAATGACTATTGAAGAAGCAGGTGTAACTGAGGTTAATTTCTATAAAAAATTAGACAAGATGGCAGAGCTTGCTTTTGATGATCAATGTACAGGAGCTAATCCTAGATACCCATTAATTGATGAGATTAAAGAGCTTTATATCGAAGCTTATAAAGGAAACTAAAAGTAATTATTAGTGGAGGTTTAGGTTAGAGAGTAAAATTAAAAATTAAATTTATTTGTATTGCTTTATTCAATATTTACTAATATCTAATATCAATTAAATTATTAAAGCCCAAATTATATTTAAATATAATTTGGGCTTTAATAATTTCTGTATATATAAATAAACCAGCTAAAAGTGGAAAGGTTAAACTGCTTCTTATTGCAGGGAATAAGGAAGTTGAATTTAAGGCAAAATTGATAGAGTCTGGAGTATTTAAAGGTAAAATTCCTGGAAAAGCAACCAAAGACCTTGAAGCAGGAACTTATACTATTCTTGCTCTTGGATCTGTAGGGGATGCTGATCCTACTTCAAAAACAGCAACAATCATTATTTATTAAAAATGATGGACTTCTACCCAAAAAGAAGGTGGTAGAAGTCTTAATATAAATTGATGATATTGATAATAATTAATAAATTTATTCGATATAATTTTTGATTGAAGGGATAGAGGTGGTTAATTTAATGTATGGAAAATATGCTCTAAAACGAATTATTCATATGCTTCTTACCTTTATAATAATTATCTTTATTTATTCTGCCTTGTTTAATACAGTGATGGAAAGAACACTGGAAGCACAGATAACTGAACAGGTTAGAGGAGAGATTATAGCTAGAAGTAATATGACTGCCAAAGAGATTGAAGTATATAAAGTAGAAAGAGTTAAGTCACTTCGTTTGAGATATCATTTAGATGACCCTATTTTAAGTCGTATTTTTTGGAGGGGAGTCGATATCATTACTTTAAATTGGGGTGATTCCACAATTATAACTTCTTTGGAAGGTTCAAGAGATGTTAAAAAGATTATAGCTGAAGTTATACCAAATACGTTGATTTTATTTACAACAGCAATAGCTTTAGATATCTTAATTGGAATACTATTAGGAATTAAGAAGGCACAGAAACCAAATAAGCTTCTTGATCAAAGTACTTCCATTATAACAATGATTGTTTATGGAATGCCATCTTGGTGGTTAGCCATGATTATGATCATGGTTTTTGTATATATTATACCTATATTTCCATCTGGGGGACTACATTCTGTACCTCCACCTGAAGGGTTTGCTTATTATTTGGATATACTTTACCATTTAGCTCTTCCAGTAATTACATTAATTATAATTGGGTTCTGGGGGAGAGCCTATTTAACACGTAATATAGTATTAGGTACATTACAGGAGGATTATATAATGTCTGCAAGGGCAAGGGGACTTCCAGAAAGCAAGGTATTATATGGGCATGCTTTGCGTTCAGCAGCGCCTCCTATTGTTACTATGGGAGTAATGTCATTACTTATGTCTGTTAGTGGAAGTCTTGTTTATGAAGGAATATTTAGTTGGCCAGGAATGGGAAATTTATACTGGATCTCTGTCCAACAGAATGATATTCCAGTTTTATTAGGACTTTTATCGGTGACCACTGCACTTTATTTAGGTGGACTAGTCTTTTTAGATCTTATATATGGTTTCTTAGATCCAAGAATTAAGGTAGGTGATAAGAAATGAGATGGAGAGATATAAAAGAGTCTTTTTTAGAATTTTGGCATAAATTTAAGCAAGAGAAATATGGTATTATTGGAGTGGTTTTTTTTGGATTATTTATTTTGCTTATTTTGTGTGAATCATTAATTATCCCCTTTCCAGAAGCAGATAGTAGGTGGAGAGATGTAACTTATTGGCAGAACAATCCTAAAGGTGCCGAACCGATTTGGGTAAATTGGTTTACTTCTCAAGATAGGGCAGAACATAAGATTTTAGATAGCCCTAAAGTACTTGAGAAAGATCGCTCTAAGATGAAGATAATGAATTTAATTTTTGATTATAATTATGAAGATGAACTTCCACCAAAGGATTTAATCTTTAAGGCATTAGCTAAGGGGAATATTATGATGAGTATCGAACTAGAAAGACCAGATGGCAATAAAGTACAACTATCTAGAATCTCCATTAATAATTCTAATGAAAAAGAGGTAGTAGTATCTTTAAATAATAAGGGGAGTTCTACGGCATATGACTTTATTAAGAAGTATGATACAGCAGAAAATATACAAAGTTTATCTAGGGATACTATTAGGCCTATGAATATTTTCTTTTCTCAAGTTCAAGAAGGTATGTATGTTCAACCAACTCCATTAAAGGGGACTTATAAGATTAAGATATCTGCCATTGTTATGGGCAAAGATTCTATTTTAGAGAATCCCTCCTTAACTATTGCGGGAAGAGTTTTTGGTCTTTTAGGAACTGATAACTCTAAGCGAGATATTTGGAGTGGTATTATAGCTGGGGTTAAATGGGCAATGTTACTTGGATTATTAACATCTTGTATATCTGTAACTATTGGAGTTATTTATGGTGTAACCAGTGCTTATTTTGGTGGTTGGGTTGATGCTTTAATAATGAGGATTTTTGAAATCTTTACAAGTATTCCACTTCTTCCAGTATTAATAGTTATGAGTGCTATCTTTAAACCAAGTATCTGGATTTTAATGATAATGATGAGCCTATTTTTTTGGGTAGGTTCAGTAAGGACAGTAAGGAGTATAGCATTACAGATTAAAGAAGAGACTTATATAGAAGCAGCTTATGCTCTTGATGCATCAGATTCAAGAATTATCTTCAAACATATGATATCACAAGTTGTACCTTATTCTTTTGCTTCTATGGCATTAATGGTACCTAGTGCTATTATTTATGAAGCGACTATCAGCTTGATTGGGCTTGGTGATGCTACGATTGTAACTTGGGGACAAATTTTACATGGTGCTATGAGTAGTGGTGCTGTTTTACAAGGTTTATGGTGGTGGGTTATTCCACCAGGAATATTTATTGCAATGATGGGTATGACTTTTGCATTTTTAGGTTTTACTATGGATACTATATTAAATCCAAAATTGAAAAAGAGGTAGATAGATTATGGATAAAGTATTAGAAGTAAAGAATTTAAAGTTATATTATTATACAAATAAAGGACCTGTGCATGCAGTAGATGATATTTCTTTTGATATATATAAAGGAGAAACTTTAGGAGTAGTTGGTGAATCAGGTTGTGGAAAGAGTACAACAGGTAAATTACTGATGAAACTTATTGAGCCTACAGATGGTAAAATTATATTTAGAGGAGAAGATGTCACTTATCTTGAAAAAGAAAAAATTAAGAAATATAAAGAAAAGGTACAGATGATCTTTCAAGATCCATATGCGTCACTCAATCCTCGCTTTAAAATTAGAGATGTACTAACAGAACCATTGGTTATTCATAATTTAGGGGAGAGTAGAAAAGAAAGGGAAGAATTGGCCATTGAAGCTTTAGAAGAGGTAAAGTTGACACCTGCCAAGGATTTTATGGAGAGATATTCACATATGCTTAGTGGAGGGCAAAGACAAAGGGCAGCTACTGCTAGAACACTAATTTTATCGCCTGATTTTATTATAGCTGATGAGCCAGTTTCGATGATTGATGTGTCTACTAGAGCAGAAATCTTACAGATGATGAAAGAAGTACAGCAAGATTTAGACCTTACTTATTTTTATATTACTCATGACTTGTCAACGGCTCGTTATTTTACTGATAGAATTGCTGTTATGTATTTAGGAAGGATTATAGAGATGGGTAAAGCTGATGATATTATTGATAATACAATTCACCCTTATACTAAGGCATTAATCTCAGCAGTATGTGAGCCTATACCTGGAAGAGTAAATAAAGTTAAAGAAGTACCGATAAAAGGTGAAATTACATCTGCTGCTAATCTACCTCAAGGATGTCGTTTTCATCCACGTTGTATATCTGCTAAACCAGAGTGTTGGGAAAATGATGAGACAGAGCTTATGGAGGTAGAAGCTGAACATTTTGTAGCTTGTAGAAGATGGAGGGAGTTGACTAATTTTGGTTAATATTTAATATAGATAGAAGATTTAGGGTAAAATAATCAAGATAAAAGAGCAGTTAATTAACTGCTCTTTTATCTTGATTATTTTTTAACAAATTATTTTTTGTTATTTTTTAAAAAAATAATATATACTACATCTAGTGTTTTTTTATTAATGGATAACGCTAGATATAGTAAAGCTAAGGTGAATTAAAGTTATAATTATATTATAAGGTAGTTAATGTTAGTTATATTGATTATTAGGTAGTTAATTATACTATTTGAACTTTTATCCCTATTTAACTTTAAATATTAAAGTTGAAAAGTATAGTTATATTTGATATTATTTTATCAAGTCGAGGAGAGGACATAATGCTATAAGAAAGTTTGTGTATAAGTTCACAAGGAAGTATTAATGTTTTTACGGGTGTTGTGTTTTCTTTGAAAAAAAGGGGGACTGTAAAATGGGAATTATGAAAGTTACTAATGCCAAAGAATTTGAAGCATTGATTCAGAAGGTAAAAGAAGCTCAAGCAGAGTACGCTACATATTCGCAAGAACAAGTTGATGAAATCTTTAGAAGAGCAGCTATCGCAGCTAATGATAAGAGAATTGAATTAGCTAAGATGGCTGTTGCAGATACTGGGATGGGAATAGTTGAAGATAAAGTAATTAAGAATCATTTTTCATCAGAATTCATCTACAATAAGTATAGAGATGAAAAGACTTGTGGAATCCTTGAAGAGGATGCTGCTTATGGAACAAAGAAGATAGCAGAACCAATCGGTATCTTAGCAGGGATTGTACCAACAACAAACCCTACTTCTACTACAATCTTTAAGTCTTTAATCTCTTTAAAAACTAGAAATGCAATAATCTTTTCACCACATCCAAGAGCTAAAAATTGTACAATTGAAGCAGCTAAGACTGTTTTAGATGCTGCAGTTAAAGCAGGAGCTCCAGAGCATATTATTGGATGGATTGATGAACCATCAATTGAATTGTCTCAAATGTTAATGAAACATGATGATATCAGTATGATTTTAGCTACTGGAGGACCAGGAATGGTTAAGGCGGCTTATTCTTCAGGTAAGCCAGCAGTTGGAGTAGGTGCAGGAAATACTCCAGCAATTATTGATGAAACAGCTCATATTAAGATGGCAGTTAGCTCAATCTTAATGAGTAAGACTTTTGATAATGGTGTTATCTGTGCTTCTGAACAATCAGTAAGTGTTGTAGCTGATGTTTATGATGAAGTAAGACAAGAATTTATCGACCGTGGTGCACATATATTATCTCCAGCTGAAAGAAAGAAGGTAGCAGAGGTAATCATTGTTGACGGACATGTTAATGCTCAAATCGTTGGTCAACCAGCTTATAAGATTGCTGAGTTAGCAGGTGTAACTGTTCCTAAAGAGACTAAAGTATTAATTGCAGAAGTAGATAAGGTTGGAGAAGAAGAGCCTTTCTCTTATGAGAAGTTGTCACCAACATTAGCTATGTATAAAGTTAAAGATTTTAAAGAAGCTGTTGATAATGCAGTGGAATTAGTTAGATTTGGTGGTATCGGACATACATCAGTTCTTTATACAGACCAAATCAATAATGATAGAAAAGATTACTTTGGTTCTAAGATGAAGACAGGAAGAATCTTAGTAAATATGCCTACTTCTCAAGGTGCTATTGGTGATATCTATAACTTCAAATTGAGCCCTTCTCTAACTCTTGGTTGCGGATCTTGGGGAGGTAACTCAGTAAGTGAAAATGTGGGGGTTAAACATCTTATGAATGTAAAAACAATTGCAGAGAGAAAAGAGAACATGTTATGGTTTAGAGTACCAGAAAAGATTTACTTCAAGTATGGTGCATTACCAATCGCATTACAAGAGTTGGAAGGTAAGAAGAGAGCATTTATCGTAACTGATAAGCCATTATATGATCTTGGCTACACAGAGAGAATTACTAATGTATTGGACACAGTTGGTGTAGATTATAGAATATTCTCTGATGTAGAACCAGACCCAACTTTAGCTACAGTTGAAAAAGCAGTTAAATTAATGGACTCTTTCCAACCAGATGTAATTATCGCTCTTGGTGGAGGTTCTCCAATGGATGCTGCTAAGATCATGTGGTTAATGTATGAGCATCCAGAAGCAGAATTTAAAGAGTTATCTATGACTTTCATGGATATTAGAAAGAGAATCTACAAGTTCCCTGAATTAGGAAGTAAAGCTTACTTTGTAGCTGTTCCTACAACTTCAGGAACTGGTTCAGAGGTAACACCATTTGCTGTTGTTACTGATCAGAATACAGGTATTAAATACCCAATTGCTGATTACGAATTGACTCCAGATATGGCAATCGTTGATCCAGATTTAGTATTATCTATGCCAGCTAGATTAACAGCTTACTCTGGTATCGATGCTTTAGTACATGCGATTGAAGCTTATGTATCTGTATTCTCTAATGAATATACTAAAGGTTTGGCTTTAGAAGCTATCAGATTGGTATTCAAATATCTACCTAGATCTTATA includes these proteins:
- the adhE gene encoding bifunctional acetaldehyde-CoA/alcohol dehydrogenase; amino-acid sequence: MRVTNQEELEELIERVKSAQREYATYSQEQVDEIFRRAAIAANDNRITLAKLAVEDTGMGIVEDKVIKNHFSAEFIYNKYKDERTCGVIEHDTSFGLKKIAEPVGVLAGIVPVTNPTSTTIFKSLISLKTRNAIIFSPHPGAKRCTIEAAKIVLEAAVKAGAPEGIIGWIDEPSIDLSQFLMRHKYTSMILATGGPGMVKAAYSSGKPAIGVGSGNTPVIIDETAHLKMAVSSILMSKTFDNGVICASEQSMVVVEEVYEEVKKEFQERGAYILSPEEKQQVGDVIIVDGHVNPQIVGQPAYKIAELAGLEVPESTKVLIAEVEAIGEAEPFSYEKLSPTLAMYKAEKFADAVDIAVELVRFGGIGHTSVLFTELINKGRIDYFGSKMKTGRCLINMPASQGAIGDIYNFKLDPSLTLGCGSWGGNAVSENVGVRHLLNIKAIAERKENMLWFRVPEKIYFKYGSLPTAMSELENRKRAFIVTDKPLYDLGYTDKITNELDEMGIDHKIFSDVEPDPSISTVEKAVKEMRSFEPDIIIALGGGSPMDAAKIMWLKYEHPEAEFKELSMTFMDIRKRIYQFPELGKKAYFVAIPTTSGTGSEVTPFAVVTDNKTGIKYPIADYELTPDMAIVDPDLVLSMPPKLTAYSGFDALVHAIEAYVSVLSNEYTKGLALEAIRLVFKYLPRSYKNGAEDRKAKEKMHYAATTAGMAFANAFLGIGHAMAHKLGSAFDLPHGLANGLLITQVIKYNATDVPIKQTAFPQYKYPLSKRRYAKIAEHLQLGGNTDDEKVDLLIEEINKLRREIDMPMTIEEAGVTEVNFYKKLDKMAELAFDDQCTGANPRYPLIDEIKELYIEAYKGN
- a CDS encoding ABC transporter permease translates to MYGKYALKRIIHMLLTFIIIIFIYSALFNTVMERTLEAQITEQVRGEIIARSNMTAKEIEVYKVERVKSLRLRYHLDDPILSRIFWRGVDIITLNWGDSTIITSLEGSRDVKKIIAEVIPNTLILFTTAIALDILIGILLGIKKAQKPNKLLDQSTSIITMIVYGMPSWWLAMIMIMVFVYIIPIFPSGGLHSVPPPEGFAYYLDILYHLALPVITLIIIGFWGRAYLTRNIVLGTLQEDYIMSARARGLPESKVLYGHALRSAAPPIVTMGVMSLLMSVSGSLVYEGIFSWPGMGNLYWISVQQNDIPVLLGLLSVTTALYLGGLVFLDLIYGFLDPRIKVGDKK
- a CDS encoding ABC transporter permease, with product MRWRDIKESFLEFWHKFKQEKYGIIGVVFFGLFILLILCESLIIPFPEADSRWRDVTYWQNNPKGAEPIWVNWFTSQDRAEHKILDSPKVLEKDRSKMKIMNLIFDYNYEDELPPKDLIFKALAKGNIMMSIELERPDGNKVQLSRISINNSNEKEVVVSLNNKGSSTAYDFIKKYDTAENIQSLSRDTIRPMNIFFSQVQEGMYVQPTPLKGTYKIKISAIVMGKDSILENPSLTIAGRVFGLLGTDNSKRDIWSGIIAGVKWAMLLGLLTSCISVTIGVIYGVTSAYFGGWVDALIMRIFEIFTSIPLLPVLIVMSAIFKPSIWILMIMMSLFFWVGSVRTVRSIALQIKEETYIEAAYALDASDSRIIFKHMISQVVPYSFASMALMVPSAIIYEATISLIGLGDATIVTWGQILHGAMSSGAVLQGLWWWVIPPGIFIAMMGMTFAFLGFTMDTILNPKLKKR
- a CDS encoding ABC transporter ATP-binding protein, with amino-acid sequence MMDKVLEVKNLKLYYYTNKGPVHAVDDISFDIYKGETLGVVGESGCGKSTTGKLLMKLIEPTDGKIIFRGEDVTYLEKEKIKKYKEKVQMIFQDPYASLNPRFKIRDVLTEPLVIHNLGESRKEREELAIEALEEVKLTPAKDFMERYSHMLSGGQRQRAATARTLILSPDFIIADEPVSMIDVSTRAEILQMMKEVQQDLDLTYFYITHDLSTARYFTDRIAVMYLGRIIEMGKADDIIDNTIHPYTKALISAVCEPIPGRVNKVKEVPIKGEITSAANLPQGCRFHPRCISAKPECWENDETELMEVEAEHFVACRRWRELTNFG
- the adhE gene encoding bifunctional acetaldehyde-CoA/alcohol dehydrogenase, yielding MKVTNAKEFEALIQKVKEAQAEYATYSQEQVDEIFRRAAIAANDKRIELAKMAVADTGMGIVEDKVIKNHFSSEFIYNKYRDEKTCGILEEDAAYGTKKIAEPIGILAGIVPTTNPTSTTIFKSLISLKTRNAIIFSPHPRAKNCTIEAAKTVLDAAVKAGAPEHIIGWIDEPSIELSQMLMKHDDISMILATGGPGMVKAAYSSGKPAVGVGAGNTPAIIDETAHIKMAVSSILMSKTFDNGVICASEQSVSVVADVYDEVRQEFIDRGAHILSPAERKKVAEVIIVDGHVNAQIVGQPAYKIAELAGVTVPKETKVLIAEVDKVGEEEPFSYEKLSPTLAMYKVKDFKEAVDNAVELVRFGGIGHTSVLYTDQINNDRKDYFGSKMKTGRILVNMPTSQGAIGDIYNFKLSPSLTLGCGSWGGNSVSENVGVKHLMNVKTIAERKENMLWFRVPEKIYFKYGALPIALQELEGKKRAFIVTDKPLYDLGYTERITNVLDTVGVDYRIFSDVEPDPTLATVEKAVKLMDSFQPDVIIALGGGSPMDAAKIMWLMYEHPEAEFKELSMTFMDIRKRIYKFPELGSKAYFVAVPTTSGTGSEVTPFAVVTDQNTGIKYPIADYELTPDMAIVDPDLVLSMPARLTAYSGIDALVHAIEAYVSVFSNEYTKGLALEAIRLVFKYLPRSYRGGAEDRKAKEKMHYAATTAGMAFANAFLGICHSMAHKLGSTFHIPHGLANALLINEVIEYNASDVPVKQTAFPQYKYPLAKSNYAKIADHLGLGGNTEEEKVQLLIEAINELKAEVDIPNTIEEAGVSEINFYAQLDEMSELAFDDQCTGANPRYPLISEIKELYINAFNGKKVEEEAIEEVTEVEAEVAATTEDAE